From a single Patagioenas fasciata isolate bPatFas1 chromosome 19, bPatFas1.hap1, whole genome shotgun sequence genomic region:
- the LOC136110115 gene encoding uroplakin-3b-like protein 1, whose protein sequence is MWALAAAGGFRGDAEPGRPHSCPRHPGARTMLPLLLLLLATAHGLKTIGYTPTLASSSLGGLITASTFTLEQPRCVFSEDPGNPVIWLVVAVPEAVGTFNDSVEPGSPERAFQSFPRNASAYMTLNTTLLNYPCPKRPGDITVLRVGSETNCAKDDTRPTCNGPLPNPGPYRVKFLSLNGSVPVAQTKWSEPITLRTAQPPGDIPAMGSGHSASMIALTSILSILFAILLAGLVAMLVFWGSDTYSGSSTFSKPEAVTVRRYNTHHVYDQPAARL, encoded by the exons ATGTGGGCGCTGGCGGCCGCGGGCGGGTTCCGTGGGGACGCAGAGCCCGGCCGGCCCCACTCCTGCCCTCGGCATCCGGGCGCCCGCACGATGCTcccgctgctgctcctgctcctggcgACGGCCCACGGGCTGA AGACGATCGGGTACACCCCGACACTGGCCAGCTCCTCCCTGGGGGGCCTGATCACCGCCTCCACCTTCACGCTGGAGCAGCCCCGCTGCGTGTTCTCTGAAGATCCAGGCAACCCCGTCATCTGGCTGGTGGTGGCCGTTCCCGAGG CCGTAGGCACCTTCAATGACAGCGTGGAACCGGGGTCCCCTGAGCGGGCGTTCCAGAGCTTCCCCAGGAACGCCTCCGCCTACATGACCCTCAACACCACCCTCCTCAACTACCCCTGCCCCAAGCGCCCCGGGGACATCACGGTGCTGCGCGTCGGCAGCGAGACGAACTGCGCCAAGGATGATACCAGACCCACCTGCAACGGGCCCCTGCCCAACCCGGGGCCGTACCG GGTGAAGTTCCTCTCCCTGAACGGCTCCGTGCCCGTGGCGCAGACAAAGTGGTCAGAGCCCATCACCCTGAGGACAG ctcagccACCCGGTGACATCCCTGCAATGGGCAGCGGGCACAGCGCCAGCATGATCGCCCTCACCTCCATCCTCTCCATCCTCTTCGCCATCCTGCTGGCCGGCCTGGTGGCCATGTTGGTCTTCTGGGG ctcGGACACCTACAGTGGCAGCAGCACCTTCAGCAAGCCGGAGGCGGTGACGGTCCGGCGGTACAACACCCACCACGTGTACGACCAGCCGGCTGCCCGGCTCTGA
- the LOC136110025 gene encoding ras GTPase-activating protein 4-like: MGEGSAGRRFEAQRLRSVTSPVFPPTMARRSALSIRIVEGRNLPAKDITGSSDPYCIVKIDDEAIIRTTTVWKTLSPFWGEEYEVHLQPTFHSVSIYVMDEDALSRDDVIGKVCITRDMLVEHPEGYSGWVSLSEVDPDEEVQGEIHLRVEVQGSQGGRRLLRCTVLEARDLARKDRNGASDPFVRLRYNGKAQESAVVKKSCYPRWNETFEFELAEPTEEKLCVEVWDWDLVGRNDFLGKVVFSVQGLEAAGQEEGWFRLWPDKSKPREDEHRGSLGSLQLQVRLRDETVLPSPCYQPLVQLLCQEVKLGRQDGQVHLVTLLDETITAECRQEVAVNLVKLFLGQGLVKEYLDLLFELELAKPCEPNTLFRSNSLASKSMESFLKVTGMPYLHAVLGPTITRVFEEKKYVELDPSKVEIKDVGCSGLHRVQTEGEVIEQGRQYLQSYLDELLDAISRSAPACPPVIRAVFRQLFHRVGERFPQHQHTKFVAITSFLCLRFFSPAIMTPKLFHLRETHADARTSRTLLLLAKAVQLVGNMEPAAGRAKETWLAPLLPALQQGIALMKDFITRLVGMEQEEKEEGEGQPPVPPTTVVKEGLLFVHKTRGKGPVLATAAKKLHFCLSGDTLSFGKSPGAERSGAIALGDILAAEKVEEKSFGSAHVMQVVYVDAGGQQETAYLQCKCVNELNQWLSALRKVCVNNPRVLRAYHPGVFRGDKWSCCHQRERTGPGCDRTHHGVTLQEWSDPLDPATEAQRLFHHLLGLRGTLREKYWELLEPEDAQNGPMGEGVPLPEGLSRLLGVLGDLEQCHRLAQPPAPPAPALLQLQT, translated from the exons ATGGGCGAGGGGTCGGCAGGACGCCGGTTCGAGGCTCAGCGGCTGCGCTCCGTTACCTCCCCGGTATTTCCCCCCACCATGGCTCGGCGGAGTGCGCTCTCCATCCGCATCGTGGAGGGCAGGAACCTGCCCGCTAAGGACAT cacagggagcAGCGACCCGTACTGCATTGTGAAGATCGACGATGAGGCCATCATCAG GACTACCACTGTGTGGAAGACGCTGTCCCCATTCTGGGGGGAGGAGTATGAGGTGCATCTCCAGCCCACCTTCCACAGCGTCTCCATCTACGTCATGGATGAGGACGCGCTCAG CCGCGATGACGTTATCGGGAAGGTCTGCATCACCCGGGACATGCTGGTGGAGCATCCCGAGG GCTACAGTGGCTGGGTGAGCCTCAGCGAGGTGGACCCCGATGAGGAGGTGCAGGGGGAGATCCATCTGCGGGTGGAGGTCCAGGGGAGCCAGGGCGGCCGGCGGCTGCTGCGCTGCACTGTGCTGGAAGCCAg GGATTTGGCCAGGAAGGATCGCAATGGTGCCTCCGACCCCTTTGTTCGCCTGCGCTACAATGGGAAGGCACAGGAGAGTGCT GTGGTCAAGAAATCCTGCTACCCCCGCTGGAACGAGACCTTCGAGTTCGAGCTGGCCGAGCCCACTGAGGAGAAGCTGTGCGTGGAGGTCTGGGACTGGGACCTTGTTGGCAGGAACGATTTCCTGGGCAAG GTGGTGTTCAGCGTCCAGGGGCTGGAGGCGGCTGGGCAGGAGGAGGGCTGGTTCAGGCTGTGGCCGGACAAGTCCAAGCCAAGGGAGGACGA GCACCGAGGCAGCCTGGGCTCGCTGCAGCTGCAGGTGAGGCTGCGGGATGAGACGGTGCTGCCCTCCCCCTGCTACCAGCCCCTGGTCCAGCTCCTGTGCCAGGAGGTGAAGTTGGGGCGCCAG GATGGCCAAGTtcacctggtcaccctcctgGATGAAACCATCACAGCCGAGTGCCGGCAGGAGGTCGCCGTCAACTTGGTCAAACTCTTCCTGGGCCAAGGGCTGGTCAAGGAGTACCTGGACTTGCTCTTTGAGCTGGAGCTGGCCAAGCCCT GCGAGCCCAACACTTTGTTCCGGAGCAACTCCCTGGCCTCGAAATCGATGGAGTCGTTCCTCAAG GTGACAGGAATGCCATACCTGCACGCCGTCCTGGGACCCACCATCACCCGTGTGTTTGAGGAGAAGAAGTACGTGGAGCTGGACCCCAGCAAGGTGGAGATCAAAGATGTCGG GTGCTCAGGGCTGCACCGGGTGCAGACGGAGGGTGAGGTGATCGAGCAGGGCCGGCAGTACCTCCAGTCCTACTTGGATGAGCTGCTGGACGCCATTAGCAGATCAGCCCCCGCATGTCCGCCCGTCATCCGCGCCGTGTTCCGGCAGCTCTTCCACCGCGTCGGGGAGCGCTTCCCACAGCACCAG CACACCAAGTTCGTGGCCATCACCAGCTTCCTCTGCCTCCGGTTCTTCTCGCCAGCCATCATGACCCCCAAGCTCTTCCACCTGCGGGAGACACACGCCGACGCACGTACCAGCcgcacgctgctgctgctggccaag GCCGTCCAGCTGGTGGGCAACATGGAGCCGGCGGCCGGACGGGCCAAGGAGACCTGGCTGGCCccgctgctgcctgccctgcagcagggCATCGCCCTCATGAAGGACTTCATCACCCGGCTGGTGGGCATGGaacaagaggagaaggaggaaggtgaGGGGCAGCCACCAGTCCCCCCCACCACGGTGGTGAAGGAGGGGCTGCTCTTCGTCCACAAGACGCGGGGCAAGGGGCCAGTGCTGGCCACCGCCGCCAAGAAGCTGCACTtctgcctcagtggggacaccctcAGCTTCGGCAAGAGCCCCGGTGCAGAG CGTAGTGGTGCCATTGCCCTGGGTGACATCCTGGCCGCTGAGAAGGTGGAGGAGAAGAGCTTTGGGAGCGCCCATGTCATGCAGGTGGTCTATGTTGACGCGGGCGGGCAGCAGGAGACGGCGTACCTCCAGTGCAAG TGCGTCAATGAGCTGAACCAGTGGCTGTCGGCGCTGCGCAAGGTGTGCGTCAACAACCCCCGTGTGCTCCGCGCCTACCACCCCGGTGTGTTCCGTGGGGACAAGTGGAGCTGCTGCCACCAAAGGGAAAGGACAG GGCCGGGCTGTGACCGGACCCACCATGGTGTCACGCTGCAGGAATGGAGTGACCCCCTGGACCCTGCCACGGAGGCTCAGCGCCTCTTCCACCACCTCCTCGGCCTCCGGGGGACCCTCAG GGAAAAGTACTGGGAGCTGCTGGAACCCGAAgatgcccaaaatggccccatgGGTGAAG GTGTCCCCCTGCCCGAGGGGCTGAGCCGGCTCTTGGGCGTGCTGGGGGACCTGGAGCAATGTCACCGCCTGGCacagcccccggcccccccggcccctgccctgctgcagctgcagacaTGA
- the LOC136110234 gene encoding uroplakin-3b-like: MIVPAANEGKGLTGKYQYGVALELGCLCTPGTGVLRGRQSQCRNVGLGGSRTQDRRSPPRGLASWFVPSAVGRDEQSGVTLPWSCPLLPYVPRVPPTPLLGKLTATTFTLERPRGIFTPLANASDTVWLVVALANASDAFRNPPSRDTVPPYEQLPTAHAYMTLEASVAAYACSAPSSAVLRVGGDTACGRQGDRDPCNGPLPSPGPYRVKFLVMGCHGPKAETRWSDPILLRRAGSPSTIDPRPGHRGSDMVVMAALLTSLGAALVMAAIGIIGAQVWSSLCCRDSGSSTFTRSSYRTHHIPPALPRTLPPGCRCSPPGLGCFVPQPPAPCPAK, translated from the exons ATGATTGTCCCTGCTGCCAATGAGGGGAAAGGATTGACAGGGAAATACCAGTATGGGGTGGCCCTGGAGCTTGGGTGCCTCTGCACCCCCGGCACTGG GGTCCTGCGGGGCCGGCAGAGCCAGTGCAGGAATGTGGGTCTGGGAGGGTCCAGGACCCAGGACAGGCGGTCCCCGCCGCGGGGGCTCGCGAGCTGGTTCGTCCCCTCGGCAGTGGGACGGGATGAGCAGAGCGGGGTGACGCTGCCATGGAGCTGCC ccctgctgccttaCGTGCCCCGCGTGCCCCCCACaccgctgctggggaagctcacGGCCACCACCTTCACGCTGGAGAGACCCCGCGGCATCTTCACCCCGCTCGCCAACGCCTCCGACACTGTCTGGCTGGTGGTGGCTCTGGCCAACG CCTCGGACGCCTTCAGGAACCCCCCGTCGCGGGATACTGTGCCCCCGTACGAACAGCTGCCCACCGCCCATGCCTACATGACGCTGGAGGCGTCAGTGGCCGCGTACGCCTGCTCAGCACCCAGCTCGGCCGTCCTGCGGGTCGGGGGGGACACGGCATGTGGGAGACAGGGTGACCGGGACCCCTGCAATgggcccctgccctccccagggcCCTACAG GGTGAAGTTCCTGGTGATGGGCTGTCATGGCCCCAAAGCAGAGACGAGGTGGTCGGACCCCATCCTCCTGCGGAGAG ccggcagccccagcaccatTGACCCCAGGCCTGGGCACCGCGGCAGTGACATGGTGGTCATGGCCGCCCTCCTCACCAGCCTGGGGGCCGCACTGGTCATGGCAGCAATTGGCATCATAGG TGCCCAGGTGTGGAGTTCCCTGTGCTGCCGGGATTCGGGGAGCAGCACCTTCACCCGCAGCTCCTACAGGACCCATCACatccccccggccctgccccgaACCCTGCCCCCCGGCTGCAGGTGCAgccccccagggctgggctgctttgtccccCAGCCTCCCGCTCCATGTCCTGCCAAGTAA
- the POLR2J gene encoding DNA-directed RNA polymerase II subunit RPB11-a, with protein MNAPPAFESFLLFEGEKKITINKDTKVPNACLFTINKEDHTLGNIIKSQLLKDPQVLFAGYKVPHPLEHKIIIRVQTTPDYSPQEAFTNAITDLISELSLLEERFRVAIKDKQEGIE; from the exons atgAACGCGCCTCCGGCCTTCGAGTCGTTCCTGCTCTTCGAGGGCGAGAAGAA GATCACCATCAACAAGGACACGAAGGTGCCCAACGCCTGCCTGTTCACCATCAACAAGGAGGACCACACGCTGGGGAACATCATCAAGTC GCAGTTACTGAAAGACCCCCAGGTGTTATTTGCAGGGTACAAGGTCCCGCACCCGCTGGAACACAAAATCATCATCCGCGTCCAGACCACCCCTGATTACAGCCCCCAGGAAGCTTTCACCAACGCCATCACCGACCTCATCAGCGAGCTCTCCCTCCTCGAGGAGAGGTTCAGG